Proteins from a genomic interval of Garra rufa chromosome 4, GarRuf1.0, whole genome shotgun sequence:
- the LOC141334051 gene encoding uncharacterized protein, with amino-acid sequence MHSLRPSRKRQYSESGNSETDYSDVDYIPKISSDGSDGSSSGHDIAESSSDDSHACASRKLFSKAEVKEKGCSSGKCITAPSPKRMRCQTDETDTVPGDRTFIQSVQSSRQKGKIYNKKQYCLYCSKPYSKMARHLEFVHCNEVEVAKAVAFPKNSKERRVQLNLLRKRGNFAHNTDVVRQGHGEMVACYRPKKKKGAKEFIHCIYCQGLYNKRSLWKHMKNCPLKPKDDESQGRKRVRSLCALKTPVGLEVSKSFKKILSVMNYDAVSRVVHSDICIMQLGEHMFNRMGSDVTKHDYIRQKMREVGRLLLEARKITPLRSMADFIIPANFKHVISAVKVVAGYDEEKNSYGIPSLALKLGHSVNKISSIVESNAMMYGDHERAECARDFRKIHQARWNEYISAGAITTLKEAKWNAPQIIPFTQDVKVLHNHLEKKHDKLLSKLRNCPSSADSYAALAKVTLSQVILFNRRREGEVSRMLLSAFKSRDSSELHEDIAICLSEFEKKLCMHFTRVEIRGKRGRKVPVLLKPAMVSAMELLAETREACGVPTENPFMFARPGAMSAYRGGECISRAARECGIKNPQSLSSTKLRKHIATMSKILNLNENEADQLADFLGHDIRIHRQYYRLPEGTLQLAKMSKVLMAMEKGTLTEFKGKKLDEIEIDPNEQLETQGDEMSSEDEEEPRDLPKTTPAEKDHPSFCQMQCPSKEQDSSSLSKRKWDNTEVQAVERNMITFIQTCKVPGKKDCESCIKAEPALKNRTWTGVKNYVRNRITSLKKKGGL; translated from the exons ATGCACTCTTTAAGACCATCAAGAAAAAGGCAG TATTCAGAAAGTGGCAACAGCGAGACAGACTACAGCGATGTTGACTACATACCCAAAATCAGCTCCGATGGATCAGATGGTAGTTCTTCTGGACATGACATAGCTGAAAGCAGCTCAGATGATTCACATGCTTGTGCTTCTAGAAAGCTCTTTTCAAAAGCCGAAGTTAAAGAGAAAGGTTGTTCGTCGGGTAAATGTATAACAGCACCATCACCAAAAAGAATGAGATGCCAAACTGATGAGACAGATACCGTGCCTGGTGATAGGACTTTTATTCAATCAGTGCAATCTTCAAGGCAGAAAGGCAAGATATACAACAAGAAGCAGTATTGCCTCTACTGCAGTAAGCCATACTCAAAAATGGCAAGACACCTCGAGTTTGTCCATTGCAATGAAGTAGAAGTCGCAAAGGCTgtagcatttccaaaaaattccAAAGAACGACGAGTGCAGTTAAACCTCCTTAGAAAACGGGGTAACTTTGCCCACAACACTGATGTGGTGAGACAGGGACATGGGGAGATGGTTGCCTGCTACCGTCCAAAAAAGAAGAAAGGGGCCAAAGAATTTATTCACTGCATCTACTGCCAAGGCCTTTACAACAAACGCAGCCTCTGGAAACATATGAAAAATTGTCCATTGAAACCAAAAGATGATGAATCTCAGGGCAGAAAGAGAGTTAGATCTCTGTGCGCTCTGAAAACACCAGTCGGCTTAGAGGTGAGCAAAAGTTTCAAGAAAATACTCTCCGTAATGAATTATGATGCGGTTTCCCGTGTAGTTCATTCTGATATATGCATCATGCAACTGGGCGAACACATGTTCAACAGGATGGGGTCTGATGTAACCAAACATGACTACATAAGACAAAAGATGAGAGAAGTTGGCAGATTGCTTCTTGAAGCAAGAAAGATTACCCCATTGAGATCAATGGCTGACTTCATCATACCAGCAAACTTTAAGCATGTCATATCAGCTGTTAAAGTTGTAGCTGGATACGATGAAGAGAAGAACTCATACGGCATTCCTTCTTTAGCTCTCAAACTTGGCCATTCAGTAAACAAAATCAGTAGCATTGTCGAGAGCAACGCCATGATGTACGGTGATCATGAGCGTGCCGAGTGCGCACGAGACTTCAGAAAAATACATCAGGCTAGATGGAATGAATACATTTCTGCTGGTGCAATTACTACACTGAAAGAAGCCAAGTGGAATGCACCACAGATCATTCCTTTCACTCAAGATGTCAAAGTCCTGCATAATCATCTGGAGAAGAAACACGATAAGTTGCTCAGTAAGCTAAGAAATTGCCCAAGTTCTGCAGACAGCTACGCTGCTCTTGCCAAGGTCACATTGTCTCAAGTGATCCTGTTTAACAGACGAAGAGAAGGTGAGGTATCGCGGATGCTTCTGTCAGCTTTTAAAAGCAGAGATTCTTCCGAGCTACATGAAGATATTGCCATCTGTCTctctgaatttgagaaaaagcTGTGTATGCACTTCACCAGAGTTGAGATCCGTGGTAAACGAGGGAGAAAGGTCCCTGTGCTCCTCAAGCCTGCTATGGTTTCTGCCATGGAGCTGCTCGCTGAAACACGTGAGGCTTGTGGCGTTCCAACTGAGAATCCCTTTATGTTTGCCAGACCTGGAGCAATGTCAGCCTACAGAGGAGGAGAATGCATCAGCAGAGCTGCTCGTGAATGTGGCATAAAGAATCCTCAATCACTATCATCAACTAAGCTGAGAAAACACATAGCAACCATGTCGAAGATTCTCAACCTGAATGAAAACGAAGCAGACCAACTTGCTGACTTTTTGGGTCACGATATCAGAATTCACAGACAATACTACCGATTACCAGAGGGCACGCTGCAGCTCGCCAAAATGAGCAAGGTCCTGATGGCAATGGAAAAGGGAACATTGACTGAATTCAAAGGAAAGAAACTTGACGAAATAGAAATCGACCCAAATG AGCAACTTGAGACACAAGGTGATGAAATGTCAAGCGAAGATGAGGAGGAGCCCAGAGACTTGCCTAAAACAACACCAGCAGAGAAAGACCATCCATCTTTTTGCCAGATGCAGTGTCCATCAAAGGAACAAG aTTCTTCAAGTCTTTCGAAGCGTAAATGGGACAACACAGAGGTGCAGGCTGTAGAGCGAAATATGATAACCTTTATCCAGACATGCAAAGTTCCCGGTAAGAAAGACTGTGAGAGTTGCATAAAAGCTGAACCAGCACTGAAGAACCGAACGTGGACCGGTGTAAAAAATTATGTCCGAAACAGGATAACTTCTCTCAAAAAAAAGGGTGGTCTTTAG